ATGGTCATGAACTGACGCCAGCCGCGTTGCGCCTGCTCGCGGAGGTTCTCGGGGTCGTTCTTCAGGTCGGCCGGATCCTGCATGAGCACCCGCCCGAGGACGTGGACGCGGCGTTGGGAACCGTAGCCGGCGAAGCCCGTGACGGTGGGCCGCCAGCCCGCCGCAGTTTTCCGACGCGTGCCGACCGAATTGATCGTGCGTTCCACCCTGCGTGCGATGTCTGCAAGTGCCATGGAAGCGACAGTACTGGCGCGCTCCCCACCGCGCAGGAGAAAGCCGCAGCGGAAGCCTCCGCCTACACTCGCGCCCATGGGTACAGCAGTTGACACCATCCCCGGCGTCCCGGCCGCCACCCTTCGCGCTCTCGCCGGGGCAGGCTACCCGGACCTGGAGGCGCTGGACGGCGTCGACTACTCCACGCTGCGTGAGTTGCACGGTGTCGGAAAGCGGGGGCTGGAGCGGCTGCAGGCCGCGCTGCTTGATCGGGGTATGTCGCTTGCCCACGCCCCCGCGCCCGAGGCGCGCGCCGCGACCTTCACCCTCGGGCATACCGGGGACAGCGCCGGTGACATCCGGACCCATGTGACCGGGCAGTCGCCCGCGGAGTACATCGAGGGGCTGGATGCGCCGCGCCGGGTGGAGCACGGTCGGCTGCTGCTGGAGATCTTCCACCGCGCGACCGGAGAGGAACCGGTGATGTGGGGGCCGAGCATGATCGGGTACGGGCAGATGCACTACCGCTACGCCACCGGCCGGGAGGGTGACACCTTCCGGGTGGGATTCAGCCCGCGCAAGGCGAAGCTGACGCTCTACGGATTGCCGCTTGAGGCCCGTTTCCTCGAGCGGCTGGGCAAACACACGGCCCGCGTGGCGTGCCTCTACGTGAACAAGCCGGAGGACATCAACCTTGAGGTGCTCGAGGAGATGATCCGTGAGGCGTGGCGGTCCGGGGCGGGGCAGTGCTGAAGGGTGGGTGGAGGGGAAGTTGCGCCGGAGAGATATGGTGATACTATTTATCGGGGGCTAATTATAGGGCCTGAAAATGGGAACCTGCCTGGGGTGGGTTCCTTTTGATATTCAACGTTCACTCTGAAAGGAACACGAATCTATTGACCGTCCAGACTGTTTCCCGCACCACCCACGATGCCCTGGCCATCAGGGCCGGCGATCCGGCCACCCGCCCATGGCACGACCAGATCAACCTGGTCATCGCCATGGTTGTTGTGCTGACCCCGTTGTGGACCACGGCTGAGCTCGTCAGCTGGTTCGTTCCGCTCGGCGTCATCGGGTTCCTGGTTGCCGTCTGGGCGCTGGTGACCTCGTCCTCCCGGGATTCCGAGAAGGCCATGATCGCCGTCGGCGCAGTGCTCTGCGCGACACCGTGGCTGGGCGGCTTTTCCACTCACGCCGGTGCGGCATGGACCGCATGGATCGCCGGTGTCGCGTTGATGGTCTTCGCGGCAGTGGGCATCATCCGGTCGGGGCGTCCGTAGGCTGGCAGGGGAATCCGATCTACGAAGGGGCTTGAGATGACCACCGAAACCTTCCTGGCGCCCGAGGGCCTCGCCCGGCTGGGCGATCTCGTCGGCCGGCGGCTCCTCGCCTACGGCACAGACCTGGAACTGGATGAGGGCATCGGGGCCTTCGGCGTGTGGCTGCAGTTCGAACAGGGCTGGATCACCATCGAGTTCGTGGAGCAGGTCATCGACTTCCCCGACGGCGAGCGCGTTGAATCCGTGCTCACCGTTCACCCGCTCACGGGCATCGACCCGGGCGGGGACGCCTACGAGCTCGCCGGACGGATCGTGGAGATCACGCGGATCCAGGACCGGATCGCGCAGATCAACAGGCTCGAGGAATCGATCGAGTGGGAATGGTGGCGCGACTCGGGGCTGCGCTTCCGACTGGATTCCGGGCAGGAACTGCTCATCCACTGCGCATCGCCGGTGGTCATCGAGGTGAAAATGCAGGCGGGCCCGGCGGGAACCCTGCGCCCCGACGCGCCGGGGCGTGTCTACCAGGCGGGGGAGAGGCGCCGCTACGAGTACGGCAACCGGGAAATCGCCCTCAGGACCTGAAGCCGAAGGGGAATCTGACCTCGCCGGTGGGGGTGGTGTCGTCGGCGAGGGGGAGCGCCATGAAGTACTGCGGATCGTAGTCCGGGTACACCAGATCGGGGACGTTGACCAGCCCGAAACGGCCGTAGTAGTTCGGGTCCCCGAGGGCGACTGCGCCGCCCGCGCCGAGCTTGCGCAGTTCCTCCAGGGCGCGCTCCATGAGCAGGGAGCCGACGCCTTCTCCCTGGTGCTCGGGGGCGACACTGATGGGGCCCACGAAGTACCAGTTCGGGGTGCCGTCGCTGATCTCAACGGGGGCGGCGGCGACGTGGCCGGCCACATACGGCCCCTTCACCACGATGAAGGAGAGGGTGAGCACGTCGGCGTCGCGAAGCGACTCAACGATCTGCGCCTCGCGTTGCCTGGAATAGGGCTTGTCGACGAATGCGCGGGAGGTCAGGTCGCGGATCGCGGGGATGTCGGCCTCGGCCTCGCGGCGAATTGTCAGGGAATACATGACTGCATCCTACGTGGCACACCCCCACCCCACAGGGTGCAGGCGGGGGAGCCACACGGAAAGCGCCCGTTCCCGTCGATCCGCGCGTCAAGGATCAGACGGAGAGGAAGCCGCCGTCGGCCACGATCTGGGAACCGCTGACGAAGGAGGCCTTGTCGGAGAGCAGGAAGGCCACGACCTCGGCGATCTCCTCGGGCTGACCCAGGCGTCCGATCGGGTGGAGTGCCTCCAGCGGGGCCAGTGCCACGTCGGTCCACTGTGCGATGAGCGGGGTCATGATGTAGCCCGGGTGCACGGAGTTGATGCGGATGCCCTGCTTGCCGTACTCCAGTGCGGCGGTCTTGGTCAGGCCGGCCACCGCGTGCTTGGAGGCGGTGTAGTGGGACAGGTTCTCCACGGCGATGAAACCGGCGATGGATGAGGTGTTGACGATCGCGCCGCCGCCCGAGGCCAGGATCTCGGGGATCTGGTACTTCAGGCCGTAGAAGACGCCGTTGAGGTTGATGTCCATGACCTTCTGCCAGTCCTCGATCTCGAGGTCGGCGACGTGCTTCTCCGCGCCGACGATGCCGGCGTTGTTGAAGGCCAGGTGCAGGGCGCCGTAGGTCTCCTTGGCGAAGGCGACGGATGCCTTGGCGTCCTCGGGGTTGGCGACGTTGGCCTTGAAGGCGGTGGCCTCGCCACCGGCCTGAGTGATTTCCTCGGCGATCTTCTGGGCGGCCTCGAGGTTGACGTCGGTCAGGATGACCGATGCGCCGCGGGCGGCCAGGATCTTGGCGGTCTCGGCGCCGATGCCTGAACCTGCTCCGGATACGAGTGCGACCTTGCCGTCGAAGTCAGTTGACATGTGCGTTCCTTCTCTCATGCGCGGGGCTGCGGATTTCGCGTGTGTGCTGCGTCATCCCAATAGGAGGGGAGTGTCTCAGGCCACTATCTCACGCTCATCTCATTTTGCCCGCACCCCGGGAATGGGAGGTGTTCCGGATCGGCACACTCGCCGGGTGAAGGGACATTCAGCGTCGTCGGGCGGCGGGCCCCCGCCGCGCCGACACAGTCCGGTCGCCGGGGATCCAGAACCGTAGGGGAGCGTCCACGTTCTTCGAGATCCCCACCCGCGGTCCGCGCACGAACTCCGGCACGACGTCGGGAAGCTTCAGTGGCACTGGCACGCCGTTGTCCGCCAGGGACAGCCCCAGTGCCCTGCCCAGGTTCCCGGGTCCGGAGGCCAGCTTTTCGGCGGGCACGTCGCCGCGTCGTTCCCTCGCCAGTTCCAGACCCGCAACCACTTCACCGGCCCGCATGAGGCACCCCTGGCCGGTGCCTTCCGGCGCGCACACGATGTTTCCGGCCATGTGGATGCCGTAGGAGAGGTAGACGTAGAGCCGCCCGGGGGGTCCGAACATCGCGGCATTGCGTGGGGTCCGGCCGCGGAAGGTGTGGGCGGCCTCGTCCTCCGCTCCGAGGTAGGCCTCGACCTCGGTCAGTCGGACGGAGACGCCGCGCATCGTCACCACGCTGCCGAGGAGTCGGGGTGCCACGTGGTCTGCCGGTGCCGTGAAATCGATCATGCCGCCCCAGTGTATTTACGTAGAGTGAATGTATGAGTGCTCTGTTGTTTGATCTCTTCGGGGTGTTGCTGAAGGAGCGGACCGACGCCGGTCGGCGCCGCGTGGAGTTTGCCGTCGGGGGCGACGCCGGCATCTGGCCCGTCTATGAGGACCTGCGGCCGGCCTACGATTCCGGCGAGGTCGGTGACGAACGTTTCTGGCGTCAGCTGCAGGTTCGTGCAGGCCTGGAGCCTTTCGACATCGCAGAGGCGGTGGAGGCGGACTGGTCCTCCTCCATGGCGGAGGACCGGGAGATGGTCGATCTCGTTCTCTCGCTCATCGACGACCGCGTCCGCTGCGGCATCCTCTCCAACGTCCCCGCAGGCCTGGCCAGACGCGCCCGTGCGGAACACGGGTGGCTCCAGAAATTCGACGCGGTGACGATGTCGTGCGACATCGGCCTGATCAAACCGGACCCCCGCGCCTTCGCCGTCGCGCTGGACGCCATGGGTGCGCACGCGAAGGAGACGGTGTTCTTCGACGCCGACCCGGTCAACGTGAAGGCCGCGGAGGAGTCCGGCCTGCGGGCCGTACTCTTCACCGGCCCTGAATCCGTCAAGGAGGCTCTGACATGATCATCGAGTTCGAGGGAAAGACCCCCAGGATCCATCCCACCGCCTGGATCGCGCCGACGGCCGTCATCATCGGCGACGTGGAGATCGGCCCGGATTCCTCCGTCTTCTACGGCTGCGTCCTGCGTGCCGACGTCAACGCCATCCGCATCGGCGCCCGCACCAACATCCAGGACAATTCCGTCCTGCACGTGGACGGGAACGCGCCCTGCATCCTCGGCGACGACGTCACCGTCGGCCACATGGCGCTGGTCCACGGGACGACGGTGGGCAACGGCACGCTGGTGGGAATGAAGTCGACGCTGCTCTCGCGCAGCGTCATCGGCGAGGGCGCGCTCATCGCGGCCGGTGCCGTGGTCCTCGAGGACATGGAGATCCCCGACCGTGCCCTGGCCGCCGGCGTTCCGGCGAAGATCAGGCGCGAACTCAGTGAGGAGCAGTCCGCCGGTTTCATCCCGCACGCGGGGCGTTACGTGGAGCTTTCGAAGCGCCACAACGCTGCGCTGGGGGAGTAGCCGGCGTTAGTCTGGAGGCACCAGGAGCCCATCCCGACGAAGGCAGGTTCGGCATGTCCGGCGACCCGCAGTCCTCAGCCACCCCGCGGTTCGGCGTCATCGCCGCCGTGACGACCACCGTCCTGACCGTGCTCACCTTCGGGTTGGCGTTGATGGCCCTGCCCGACAAAGAGCCCTATCCTTTCGCCACCGAGACCATCGCCGCCCAGTGGCCGGGGGACTACCTGTGGATGATTCCTGCGATGCTGTTGATGCTGTCCTTCGTGACCCTGATCGCGGCGGTGCATGAGCACGCGCCGCCGCACCGCCGGGTCTTCAGCCTGGTCGGCCTGTCCGTGGCGATCATGTCCGCGACGGTGCTGCTCAGCAACTACTTCCTCCAGTTCACCGTGATGCAGCTGAATCTGGAGAAGAACCAGCTGGACGGTTGGGCGCTGCTCACCCAGTACAACCCCAACGGTGTGTTCATCGCTCTGGAGGAGCTCGGGTACATCCTGATGAGCATCGCCCTGCTCTCGCTCGCGCCCGTGTTCGTGGGTGGAGGCAGGGCGGAGAGGGCGTTGCGC
This sequence is a window from Corynebacterium comes. Protein-coding genes within it:
- a CDS encoding DUF1801 domain-containing protein: MGTAVDTIPGVPAATLRALAGAGYPDLEALDGVDYSTLRELHGVGKRGLERLQAALLDRGMSLAHAPAPEARAATFTLGHTGDSAGDIRTHVTGQSPAEYIEGLDAPRRVEHGRLLLEIFHRATGEEPVMWGPSMIGYGQMHYRYATGREGDTFRVGFSPRKAKLTLYGLPLEARFLERLGKHTARVACLYVNKPEDINLEVLEEMIREAWRSGAGQC
- a CDS encoding SPW repeat domain-containing protein; its protein translation is MTVQTVSRTTHDALAIRAGDPATRPWHDQINLVIAMVVVLTPLWTTAELVSWFVPLGVIGFLVAVWALVTSSSRDSEKAMIAVGAVLCATPWLGGFSTHAGAAWTAWIAGVALMVFAAVGIIRSGRP
- a CDS encoding GNAT family N-acetyltransferase, with translation MYSLTIRREAEADIPAIRDLTSRAFVDKPYSRQREAQIVESLRDADVLTLSFIVVKGPYVAGHVAAAPVEISDGTPNWYFVGPISVAPEHQGEGVGSLLMERALEELRKLGAGGAVALGDPNYYGRFGLVNVPDLVYPDYDPQYFMALPLADDTTPTGEVRFPFGFRS
- a CDS encoding SDR family NAD(P)-dependent oxidoreductase, translated to MSTDFDGKVALVSGAGSGIGAETAKILAARGASVILTDVNLEAAQKIAEEITQAGGEATAFKANVANPEDAKASVAFAKETYGALHLAFNNAGIVGAEKHVADLEIEDWQKVMDINLNGVFYGLKYQIPEILASGGGAIVNTSSIAGFIAVENLSHYTASKHAVAGLTKTAALEYGKQGIRINSVHPGYIMTPLIAQWTDVALAPLEALHPIGRLGQPEEIAEVVAFLLSDKASFVSGSQIVADGGFLSV
- a CDS encoding DNA-3-methyladenine glycosylase, with protein sequence MIDFTAPADHVAPRLLGSVVTMRGVSVRLTEVEAYLGAEDEAAHTFRGRTPRNAAMFGPPGRLYVYLSYGIHMAGNIVCAPEGTGQGCLMRAGEVVAGLELARERRGDVPAEKLASGPGNLGRALGLSLADNGVPVPLKLPDVVPEFVRGPRVGISKNVDAPLRFWIPGDRTVSARRGPAARRR
- a CDS encoding HAD family hydrolase; amino-acid sequence: MSALLFDLFGVLLKERTDAGRRRVEFAVGGDAGIWPVYEDLRPAYDSGEVGDERFWRQLQVRAGLEPFDIAEAVEADWSSSMAEDREMVDLVLSLIDDRVRCGILSNVPAGLARRARAEHGWLQKFDAVTMSCDIGLIKPDPRAFAVALDAMGAHAKETVFFDADPVNVKAAEESGLRAVLFTGPESVKEALT
- a CDS encoding gamma carbonic anhydrase family protein — protein: MIIEFEGKTPRIHPTAWIAPTAVIIGDVEIGPDSSVFYGCVLRADVNAIRIGARTNIQDNSVLHVDGNAPCILGDDVTVGHMALVHGTTVGNGTLVGMKSTLLSRSVIGEGALIAAGAVVLEDMEIPDRALAAGVPAKIRRELSEEQSAGFIPHAGRYVELSKRHNAALGE